From the Methanofastidiosum sp. genome, the window GCCGATACTAGGGCACCCATTAAGAAGAATAATGTTGCAGTCAAGGGACCTTCAATTTCAATACCTCTATAGTAGAGGAAAATAAATATGATTTCCAGCAGTGCCAATGCAAGTATGGTGTAAGGAATTGAAGAAATAGGTGAGAGGGTAGTGAGGCCAAAAAGAGCAGATATTACAACGACTATGAAAATTGAGCCAATCAGGATTCTTATAGCTGAAATCATATAGGAGTTTACTTTTTTCATAGTTATTTTAGCCAAAACGTTTGTAAAACCCACTTGCATGGATGCCAGAAGAACTAATATATCTCCCCAGTGTGGATTCAAGGCTTTCCCATCAGTTGATATAAGATACATCCCGAGGAACATTATTACCATTGACGTGTACTGGCTCTTTTGAATCTTGTCCTTCAGCAAGAAATGTGAAAACAAGGCAGTAAATATAAAGACAAATCTAAATATGAATCCTGCATTTATTGCAAGTGTATAAGCCTGACCAAGATAAAGAGTCATCATTGCAGTACCGCTTCCAATTATCCCAATGATTGTTAGGTCTCTTTTTGGTAGTGGGACCTCATAGTTGACTTTATCTTTTAATAAAAATATTGCCAAAATCATCATTGGTATTGACAAAAGGGATCTGGAGGATACAAGACTATACGATGAGTATCCTTGGTTTAAGGCCATCTTCACAAGGATAATCGAAAATCCATACAAAGCAGATGAGATAGATAAAACAGCGATGCCTTCAGTTTTCATAAGAGATCTCCGATACTAAAATCTTTCATATCTGTTATATATGCTTTTTTCGTAAGCTTTTTATATAATTAATTTAATGTGGATTAGACTAGGCCGGGAGGTTAGGCGCCTTCTGTTACCTCAAACCGTCTTAAGAGGGGCCGAAGCCTGGAAAGCAGTTGGATACCTATATGGTGGAGTCCCTACGACGTTGAAGCCATGTCCTGCAGGATTGGCGGCGGAGCAGTCTATTTTGGAAGAGATGGACGAACCCTTCACCTTTCGAATCCCGCCAGGCCCGGAAGGGAGCAACGGTAGGGAGGACGTTTAATGCTTGCAGGGTAGCAGGGTCGAGTACGGGGGAATCCCTCCCTTGTAGTCTATTCTGCTCATTTCCAGGCGTGTCACTATCCATAAATTTAAAAACAAACTTAAATCATTTATTCTAAGCCGAGGTGGCCCAGCCTGGCACGGCGCGGGATTGCTAATCCCGTTCTCCCTGTGAGATCTAGGGTTCAAATCCCTACCTCGGCGCTAAGTCCGTTTTTCTCCCACATTTTGAACAGGAAAGCCAAAAAAGTAAAATTGAGCATCCCGCGCCTAAACACCCGTCAGGAGTTTAAGCGGTCTCTTTCTTGATACGATATCGCATTAGTTCATGAGAGATTATTCTCATTATCATTTCTGT encodes:
- a CDS encoding DMT family transporter → MKTEGIAVLSISSALYGFSIILVKMALNQGYSSYSLVSSRSLLSIPMMILAIFLLKDKVNYEVPLPKRDLTIIGIIGSGTAMMTLYLGQAYTLAINAGFIFRFVFIFTALFSHFLLKDKIQKSQYTSMVIMFLGMYLISTDGKALNPHWGDILVLLASMQVGFTNVLAKITMKKVNSYMISAIRILIGSIFIVVVISALFGLTTLSPISSIPYTILALALLEIIFIFLYYRGIEIEGPLTATLFFLMGALVSALLSYLILGEKLTVVGWTGGLLIMVGAYILIKKSK